From one Portunus trituberculatus isolate SZX2019 chromosome 8, ASM1759143v1, whole genome shotgun sequence genomic stretch:
- the LOC123500139 gene encoding perilipin-5-like: MVPKASPPAPVPGPPGTPAFLARVMALPALNQAIHTFYDTGKSNVVVGAALRAAERSVRVAATGALPLASPLVERVGGWAALDEWACRGLDRVEKAVPIINLPAKEIVNRTRKTVLATVAGDNLIVPQTLLEAVRSRANRVVDQLVEAPVIKQVAGLAETSLDAVEQYLEALLPRGKGDRRQSLVPGEGVVSRTLLLSQRASHRLYRAAIRRMRPDLTYDPAATITLAMVVNYSRTSVLDQLSELARHPDPGEQFSGVMAVVRWPVRRAADTAASLALTYDTLSARGVQLADLYLPRLNVSISRARASATDAAER, encoded by the exons ATGGTTCCCAAGGCTTCACCCCCCGCCCCCGTCCCCGGCCCCCCTGGCACCCCCGCCTTCCTCGCCAGGGTGATGGCCCTCCCCGCCCTCAACCAGGCCATCCACACCTTCTACGACACGGGGAAg AGCAACGTGGTGGTGGGCGCGGCGTTGAGGGCAGCTGAGAGGAGCGTGAGGGTGGCGGCCACTGGAGCCTTGCCCTTAGCGAGCCCTCTGGTGGAGCGCGTGGGCGGATGGGCGGCGCTGGATGAATGGGCGTGTCGCGGCCTGGACAGAGTGGAGAAAGCCGTTCCGATAATCAACCTACCTGcgaaggag ATCGTAAACAGGACCCGCAAGACCGTGCTGGCGACAGTGGCGGGAGACAACTTGATCGTGCCCCAAACTCTGCTGGAGGCTGTCAGGTCCCGCGCCAACAGAGTG GTGGACCAGCTGGTGGAGGCACCGGTGATAAAGCAGGTGGCTGGGCTGGCGGAGACCTCCCTGGACGCGGTGGAGCAGTACCTGGAGGCCCTGCTGCCCCGGGGGAAAGGGGACCGCCGCCAGAGCC tggtgcCCGGAGAGGGCGTGGTAAGCCGCACCCTGCTTCTGAGCCAGAGAGCCTCGCACCGCCTCTACCGCGCCGCCATCAGGAGGATGCGCCCAGACCTCACCTACGaccccgccgccaccatcaccctgGCCATGGTG GTGAACTACAGCCGCACGTCTGTGCTGGACCAGCTGTCTGAGCTGGCGCGCCACCCTGACCCCGGGGAGCAATTCAGCGGCGTGATGGCCGTGGTGCGCTGGCCAGTGCGCCGCGCCGCGGACACCGCCGCCAGCCTCGCCCTCACTTACGACACGCTGTCCGCCCGCGGCGTGCAGCTGGCGGACCTGTACCTGCCCCGCCTCAATGTGTCCATCTCCCGTGCCCGCGCCTCTGCCACGGACGCCGCCGAGAGGTGA